Proteins co-encoded in one Moritella sp. F3 genomic window:
- a CDS encoding sugar O-acetyltransferase, giving the protein MTVTEKEKMLAGLPYDAWEETLLKDRMKAKSICHQFNMHDPVKLDERMVILKGLLSIKGAAHMEPNFFCDYGYNIEIGNDFYANHNLTIIDVCKVTIGNNVLFGPHVMISTGTHPLDPIERQKTEYGSAITIGNDVWVGGNVSILPGITIGDNCVIGAGSVVTRDIPDNSVAVGNPCRVMKSV; this is encoded by the coding sequence ATGACGGTGACAGAAAAAGAGAAAATGCTTGCAGGTCTACCATATGATGCATGGGAAGAGACACTGTTAAAAGATAGGATGAAAGCTAAGTCTATTTGTCATCAGTTTAACATGCATGATCCGGTTAAATTAGATGAAAGAATGGTTATTTTGAAAGGGCTATTATCCATAAAAGGTGCCGCTCATATGGAACCTAACTTCTTTTGCGATTATGGTTATAACATTGAAATCGGAAATGATTTTTATGCCAATCACAATTTAACCATTATTGATGTATGCAAAGTGACGATAGGGAATAATGTCTTGTTTGGTCCTCATGTCATGATTTCGACAGGTACACATCCACTGGATCCGATTGAACGCCAAAAAACGGAATACGGTTCTGCGATAACCATCGGCAATGATGTTTGGGTTGGTGGTAATGTGTCTATTTTACCAGGTATCACCATTGGTGATAACTGTGTTATTGGTGCTGGCAGTGTTGTCACCCGTGACATCCCAGATAATAGCGTTGCAGTTGGTAACCCTTGTCGGGTGATGAAATCTGTTTAA
- a CDS encoding antibiotic biosynthesis monooxygenase: MSVIADTPKPPYYAVIFTSTRTEGENGYGEMANRMTVLAAQQSGFLGVESAREDVGITVSYWADLDSIKRWKANSEHLEAQKTGRKSWYESFKVRISKVERDYGI; this comes from the coding sequence ATGTCCGTTATCGCTGATACGCCTAAACCACCATATTATGCTGTCATATTCACATCTACACGAACAGAAGGTGAAAATGGCTATGGTGAAATGGCCAATAGAATGACTGTGCTAGCAGCACAACAATCTGGATTTTTGGGTGTGGAGTCAGCAAGAGAAGATGTAGGTATAACTGTTTCTTACTGGGCTGATCTTGATTCAATTAAAAGGTGGAAAGCAAACTCTGAGCATTTAGAAGCTCAAAAAACTGGACGTAAGTCTTGGTATGAGTCTTTTAAAGTGCGTATATCAAAAGTAGAGCGAGATTACGGCATATAA
- a CDS encoding VOC family protein, with protein MTLRVVPELYCFDINVSKSFFVTVLGFAIKYERPEEEFAYLTLDGVDLMLEGINGESRKWISDKLEAPLGRGINFQWDVENIETLYRSVKSLALDAIYLHLESKSYECGNKIAVQQQFIVQTPDGYLFRFCQDTL; from the coding sequence ATGACGTTACGAGTAGTACCAGAGCTTTACTGTTTCGATATCAATGTGAGCAAATCATTTTTTGTTACTGTATTGGGCTTCGCTATAAAATACGAACGCCCAGAAGAAGAGTTTGCTTATCTCACGCTCGATGGTGTTGATTTGATGCTTGAAGGTATTAATGGTGAGAGCCGTAAGTGGATCTCCGATAAGCTTGAGGCTCCATTAGGACGTGGTATTAATTTCCAGTGGGATGTTGAAAATATCGAGACTTTATATCGCAGTGTTAAATCACTCGCTTTGGATGCGATATATTTACACTTAGAATCTAAGTCATATGAATGTGGTAATAAGATAGCGGTTCAACAGCAATTTATCGTTCAAACCCCTGATGGTTATCTATTTAGATTCTGTCAGGACACACTTTGA
- a CDS encoding glutathione S-transferase family protein — MKVYGDLQSGNCLKVKMLLSFLSIEHDWVEVNILAGETKTAVFLSKNPNGKIPAVELDDGRFLCESNAILGYFAENTPLLPTDIYVKAKVYEWLFFEQYSHEPFIAVARFIQKYLDMPKARMDEYASLQEGGNKALQLMENQLAKTQYLVGDEMTIADISLYAYTHVADEGGFDLTRYPEIQNWCRRIQSTDGYVGMA; from the coding sequence ATGAAAGTATATGGTGACTTACAATCAGGCAACTGCTTAAAAGTGAAGATGTTATTATCATTTTTAAGTATTGAACATGACTGGGTTGAGGTGAACATTTTAGCGGGTGAAACGAAAACAGCTGTGTTCCTGTCTAAAAATCCAAACGGAAAAATTCCAGCGGTAGAATTAGATGACGGCCGTTTTCTATGTGAATCGAACGCAATCTTAGGTTATTTTGCCGAGAACACACCTTTGCTGCCAACCGATATTTACGTGAAAGCGAAAGTGTACGAATGGCTTTTCTTCGAACAATATAGCCATGAACCTTTTATTGCTGTCGCCCGTTTTATTCAAAAATATTTAGACATGCCTAAAGCAAGGATGGATGAATACGCCTCACTTCAAGAGGGCGGCAACAAAGCGCTGCAACTAATGGAAAACCAATTAGCTAAAACTCAGTATTTAGTGGGTGATGAAATGACGATTGCTGATATTTCTCTTTATGCTTATACCCATGTCGCTGATGAAGGTGGTTTTGATTTAACCCGTTACCCTGAAATTCAAAATTGGTGTCGTCGGATTCAATCAACAGATGGTTACGTGGGTATGGCGTAA
- a CDS encoding DEAD/DEAH box helicase, producing the protein MSEFKEFSLLESIIDRVSLKGYKQPTPIQKECIPALINGHDLLGIAQTGTGKTAAFSLPIINNFGRNKIDVKAKSTRSLILTPTRELASQIMQNIDDYADGLGLKTKVVYGGVGRQTQVDSIALGLDILVATPGRLLDLIKTGDINFNALEVFVLDEADTMLDMGFFKDVQRIISKLPKHRQTLLFSATMPAEIEILAQAILTEPTKVQIAAETVTIDLINQSVYHLEKSNKVPLLFDILKQSDYKKVLIFCKTKPGADIIVQALEEASITAASLHSGKTQAAREEALQQFKDAHLRVLVATDVAARGIDVDNITLVINYNLPEDPRNYIHRIGRTARAGKSGMAISFAVKNDIELLKSIEKSIGQAIPVITEQLFHKEFAAAPKKAKKKVKKRNRR; encoded by the coding sequence ATGTCAGAGTTTAAAGAATTTTCACTTTTAGAGTCAATTATTGACCGCGTTAGTCTTAAAGGCTATAAACAGCCCACACCAATCCAAAAAGAATGTATCCCTGCGCTTATTAATGGGCATGATCTTCTGGGTATAGCGCAAACGGGAACAGGAAAAACGGCGGCCTTTTCACTGCCTATTATCAATAATTTTGGCCGCAATAAAATAGATGTCAAAGCTAAGAGCACGCGTTCACTCATACTTACTCCCACGAGAGAGCTTGCTTCGCAAATAATGCAAAACATTGATGACTACGCTGATGGTTTAGGGCTTAAAACTAAAGTTGTTTATGGTGGTGTAGGAAGACAAACTCAAGTTGACTCTATCGCGCTTGGACTTGATATTTTAGTGGCGACCCCAGGCAGGTTATTGGATTTAATTAAAACCGGCGATATTAATTTTAATGCGTTAGAAGTATTCGTATTAGATGAAGCAGACACAATGCTTGATATGGGGTTCTTTAAGGATGTTCAACGCATCATATCTAAACTGCCAAAACACCGACAAACACTCTTGTTTTCAGCAACTATGCCTGCTGAAATAGAAATACTTGCACAGGCAATTTTAACGGAACCAACAAAGGTTCAAATTGCGGCAGAAACGGTGACTATCGATTTGATTAATCAAAGTGTATACCATCTTGAAAAATCGAATAAAGTACCTTTGCTGTTTGATATCCTGAAACAATCTGATTATAAAAAAGTGCTAATCTTTTGTAAAACAAAGCCAGGCGCTGACATCATAGTTCAAGCTCTAGAAGAAGCATCCATCACTGCAGCTAGCCTTCACAGTGGTAAAACACAAGCAGCGAGAGAAGAAGCGTTACAACAGTTTAAAGATGCTCATTTAAGAGTACTAGTGGCTACTGATGTTGCTGCTCGTGGCATTGACGTTGATAATATTACTTTAGTCATTAACTATAACCTACCTGAAGATCCAAGAAACTACATACACCGTATAGGGCGAACTGCGCGTGCAGGGAAAAGTGGCATGGCCATTTCATTTGCTGTCAAAAATGATATCGAGCTATTAAAGAGTATTGAAAAAAGCATTGGGCAAGCTATACCTGTTATTACAGAACAGCTTTTCCATAAAGAATTTGCAGCAGCGCCTAAAAAAGCCAAAAAAAAGGTTAAAAAAAGAAATAGAAGATAA
- a CDS encoding Dabb family protein produces MIRHVLLIKFKEYSEVSEIVKLKSLFESMPEKVEGVVSVEWGVNDSPEGKNKGYTHSVLMTFTDENGRQNYLPHPEHEALKDVFRPLIEDIIVFDYQA; encoded by the coding sequence ATGATTAGACATGTTTTACTTATAAAATTCAAAGAGTACTCAGAAGTATCTGAAATAGTGAAGTTGAAATCCTTATTTGAATCTATGCCTGAGAAAGTTGAGGGTGTAGTTTCAGTAGAGTGGGGTGTAAATGATAGCCCTGAAGGTAAAAATAAAGGGTATACACATTCAGTATTAATGACATTTACTGATGAAAATGGCAGGCAAAATTATCTTCCACATCCTGAACACGAAGCGTTGAAAGACGTTTTTAGACCATTAATCGAAGATATCATTGTTTTTGATTATCAGGCTTAA
- a CDS encoding aspartate/glutamate racemase family protein — protein sequence MKKIGLVGGLGWVSTLEYYKLINTFTNEKLGGHRSAHVLIESLDEGAFLDNQDKDPTEQLCENMIIDAVGVLVAGGAEVVALCANGLHRFMDTITAKYDVDIVDIRDATAKSIQAMGLDSVGLIGVQKTMETNFYKMTLQAYGIEAVVPEKTSRKYIHQKIISELVRNEFSADTKQGFLSVIEDLIDMKAQGVILGCTEIPILLASPEHKGVPLFSTTEIHCRAIVERAIT from the coding sequence TTGAAAAAAATAGGACTTGTCGGTGGACTGGGTTGGGTATCGACACTTGAGTATTATAAGTTAATTAATACATTCACAAATGAAAAGCTCGGTGGGCACCGCAGCGCGCATGTTCTAATCGAAAGCCTTGATGAAGGGGCGTTTCTTGATAATCAGGATAAAGATCCGACAGAACAATTGTGTGAAAACATGATCATTGACGCTGTCGGGGTTCTTGTTGCTGGTGGCGCTGAAGTCGTCGCGTTATGTGCAAATGGTTTGCATCGTTTTATGGACACCATCACAGCTAAGTATGATGTGGACATTGTTGATATCAGAGACGCAACAGCAAAGTCCATTCAAGCGATGGGGCTGGATAGCGTTGGTCTTATTGGCGTACAGAAAACCATGGAAACGAATTTCTACAAAATGACCTTGCAAGCCTATGGTATTGAAGCTGTTGTTCCAGAGAAAACATCAAGAAAATACATTCACCAGAAAATAATCTCAGAGTTGGTACGAAATGAATTCAGTGCCGACACAAAACAGGGCTTTCTATCCGTCATTGAAGATCTCATCGACATGAAGGCTCAAGGTGTGATCTTAGGTTGTACAGAAATACCAATACTATTAGCTTCGCCTGAACATAAAGGTGTACCGCTATTTTCAACAACAGAAATTCATTGCAGAGCAATTGTCGAAAGGGCTATAACTTAG
- a CDS encoding GNAT family N-acetyltransferase → MEVTIGKSAELIEKAQAIRYQVFTVEQNIPSELDLDGLDSVSEHALVMEVERPVATARLVTNTDGSSVMARVAVLDAYRGCGIASVVVKALMEHANQKGVRSIEIHAHGYLRSYYERFGFEFIQEVEVVGEHQLIEMRHQLVRA, encoded by the coding sequence ATGGAAGTTACTATTGGAAAGTCCGCTGAGCTCATAGAAAAGGCCCAAGCTATTCGTTATCAAGTATTTACTGTCGAGCAAAATATTCCAAGTGAGTTGGATCTTGACGGTCTAGATAGTGTGTCAGAACACGCCCTTGTTATGGAAGTTGAGCGACCTGTAGCAACTGCTCGCTTGGTTACTAATACTGATGGTTCTTCGGTCATGGCTAGAGTTGCAGTGCTTGATGCTTATCGAGGTTGTGGTATTGCCTCAGTTGTAGTGAAAGCATTAATGGAACATGCTAATCAGAAAGGTGTAAGATCTATAGAAATTCATGCTCACGGCTATTTGCGAAGCTACTATGAAAGATTTGGTTTTGAATTTATCCAAGAAGTAGAAGTTGTTGGTGAGCATCAATTAATAGAAATGCGTCACCAATTAGTACGCGCATAA
- the yqfB gene encoding N(4)-acetylcytidine aminohydrolase codes for MDKITFFARMERQILSGKKTATIRDELESHYSVGQVVEAFAHEDNRKICKLEILGIEYVEFDQLHRMHAKAENLPFVFILKWILRKIYPTENSLYFISFKVVG; via the coding sequence TTGGATAAAATCACATTTTTTGCAAGGATGGAGCGTCAAATCCTATCAGGTAAAAAGACTGCAACGATTCGTGATGAATTAGAGAGTCATTACTCTGTTGGGCAGGTAGTGGAGGCTTTTGCTCATGAAGACAATCGAAAGATTTGTAAGCTAGAAATACTTGGTATTGAGTATGTGGAGTTTGATCAACTACATAGAATGCATGCAAAAGCTGAGAATCTACCATTTGTTTTTATACTCAAATGGATCTTACGTAAGATCTATCCAACAGAAAATAGTCTGTACTTTATCAGCTTTAAAGTCGTTGGGTGA
- a CDS encoding PhzF family phenazine biosynthesis protein: MKMDIFVVDAFTDQQFKGNSAAVIPVDNWLTAELMQSIAIENNLSETAFVKQVEGNKYEIRWFSPLTEIDFCGHATLASAFVLFHEFGVKNEIEFITAEVGRLKVVLNQDNEIEMTFPVQMPEPILEIPAQLLLGLSKTPKLVLRNRQAYFAILNSEQDVLDVSYDSAQLKQLAPYDVVVTSTSTQYDFISRYFWPANGGDEDPVTGSIHAGLAPYWADKLNKTDLLAYQASRRGGILKCQVTNQHVIVSGQGVLYLKGTINV, translated from the coding sequence TTGAAAATGGATATATTTGTCGTTGATGCGTTTACAGATCAACAGTTCAAAGGTAATTCAGCCGCCGTTATTCCAGTGGATAATTGGCTAACCGCGGAATTGATGCAAAGTATTGCGATAGAGAACAACCTATCAGAAACGGCGTTTGTAAAACAGGTAGAAGGGAATAAGTACGAGATCCGTTGGTTCTCACCGCTGACAGAAATTGATTTCTGTGGTCATGCGACATTAGCGTCTGCTTTTGTGCTATTTCATGAATTTGGTGTTAAAAACGAAATTGAGTTTATTACCGCTGAAGTCGGTAGGTTAAAGGTCGTGCTGAATCAGGACAATGAAATAGAAATGACTTTCCCTGTTCAAATGCCAGAGCCTATTCTAGAGATACCAGCGCAACTGCTTTTAGGGCTTTCGAAAACACCAAAGCTGGTGCTGAGAAATAGGCAGGCTTACTTTGCCATTTTAAATAGTGAACAAGATGTATTGGATGTTAGTTATGATTCAGCACAGCTGAAACAACTTGCCCCTTATGATGTAGTCGTTACATCGACCTCGACTCAATACGATTTCATTTCGCGTTATTTCTGGCCAGCCAACGGCGGCGATGAAGATCCTGTTACAGGTTCTATTCATGCGGGCTTAGCGCCTTATTGGGCTGATAAATTGAACAAGACTGACTTGTTGGCATACCAGGCCTCTCGCCGAGGTGGTATTTTAAAGTGTCAGGTGACAAATCAGCATGTCATTGTATCTGGTCAAGGGGTACTATACCTGAAAGGTACTATTAACGTTTAA
- a CDS encoding sigma factor-like helix-turn-helix DNA-binding protein, which yields MLIENIDKEYFSTLFITRAESIPVESIGLPKRALNIVKAQKAKNSHEAISIIFKDLPTMDGIGEKTILDSKSSIRQFIQTVEKATEPQLKKLIAGCDELLSSAKGNLVEAFPAVLELYLTEKHKKNYERDLDIINKRFGLNGNKQYTFEDIGTFYNVSKQRIEQIESKIIKQLALLLKGELKTKGWKLCSLLIENFNEALECFEGFNPILLKVDAERILQDKYNETLPIEYFNLFMKVLGYTKTPRKVLGFRGEITESWIQTANYKKKDLESIFQALDIIYDNVDSIPIFELTVLVKKKLKKPSKTINQSISIAISSIEDIDYDGEFVTVKFSRLRSAADKAYRVLESHEKSMHFSKINKEINLLCKSNSDFTPILETNLKNQIVADTRFTPIGRSGEWALSKWENTSNLTIIQAIEKVLHLSGKPLKFNQIVEEIENIRPDASVKSLKVYLNDQKLFTRVGVNEFALNAWRLPAAQKRQVNRSISELEFTNAIKDVLLTSNPIVLSSLIKSIETTTKLSQASIRQRLLVTSGLEINAQSGKRSKLVTCSNLDLIKPRIKRVLLRDRVQDEIKAILFEQPNIPMLKGNLYLEVLKVIECQRPTFYQYLDKMKGITQYQENNKYYAMYSHHETVEKIAVDVGKYTSNNLILSALERPLEMLTLEKVDLALYELGLLFETSLKAYLKQQKTLGKMTVNSKDLSKLFLMINCVVREGVVTKGHHLNTLREERNDRAHGEVPSKEERHILFNKAHYIADLFVKYICMFKQMTA from the coding sequence ATGCTAATCGAGAACATAGACAAGGAATATTTTTCAACATTATTCATTACAAGAGCTGAAAGTATCCCTGTTGAATCTATAGGGCTACCTAAAAGAGCTTTAAATATAGTTAAAGCCCAGAAGGCAAAAAACAGTCACGAAGCCATTTCAATAATATTTAAAGACCTCCCTACCATGGATGGTATTGGAGAAAAAACAATTTTGGATAGTAAATCATCTATAAGACAATTCATTCAAACTGTAGAGAAGGCGACTGAGCCTCAATTGAAAAAATTGATAGCAGGTTGTGATGAATTGTTATCTTCTGCAAAAGGTAACCTTGTTGAAGCGTTTCCAGCAGTTCTTGAACTATATTTAACTGAAAAACATAAAAAGAACTATGAACGTGATTTGGATATTATTAATAAGAGGTTCGGACTTAACGGTAACAAGCAGTATACCTTTGAAGACATAGGTACTTTCTATAATGTTAGCAAGCAGAGAATAGAGCAAATTGAATCAAAAATAATAAAGCAATTAGCTCTATTATTGAAAGGGGAGCTTAAAACCAAAGGATGGAAGTTATGTTCTCTACTTATAGAAAACTTTAATGAGGCTTTAGAGTGCTTTGAAGGTTTCAACCCTATCCTGCTAAAAGTTGATGCTGAGCGTATTCTTCAAGATAAATACAATGAAACACTTCCAATAGAATATTTTAACTTATTTATGAAGGTATTAGGTTATACCAAAACACCTAGAAAGGTTCTTGGCTTTAGAGGGGAAATAACTGAATCATGGATTCAAACTGCAAATTATAAAAAGAAAGACCTAGAGAGTATATTTCAAGCATTAGATATTATTTATGACAATGTAGATTCTATTCCTATTTTTGAACTGACTGTTCTAGTTAAGAAAAAATTAAAAAAACCTTCTAAAACGATCAATCAATCAATTTCTATTGCAATATCATCAATAGAAGATATTGATTATGATGGTGAGTTTGTAACAGTTAAATTTTCAAGATTGAGGAGTGCCGCAGACAAAGCGTATAGAGTTTTGGAGTCTCATGAAAAATCTATGCATTTTTCAAAAATAAACAAAGAAATCAATTTATTGTGTAAGAGTAATAGTGACTTTACACCTATTTTAGAAACTAACTTGAAAAACCAAATAGTCGCAGATACACGTTTTACCCCTATTGGTAGAAGTGGTGAATGGGCTCTCTCAAAGTGGGAAAACACTTCAAACTTAACTATTATTCAAGCTATTGAAAAAGTCCTCCATTTATCAGGTAAGCCACTTAAGTTTAATCAAATAGTAGAAGAAATTGAAAATATCCGACCAGATGCATCAGTTAAATCATTAAAAGTTTATCTTAATGATCAAAAACTATTTACGAGAGTTGGAGTTAATGAGTTTGCATTAAATGCATGGCGTTTACCTGCCGCACAAAAGAGACAAGTAAACAGAAGTATTTCTGAATTAGAATTCACGAATGCGATTAAGGACGTTTTATTAACCTCAAACCCAATTGTTTTATCTTCCTTGATTAAATCAATTGAAACTACGACAAAGCTTTCTCAAGCTAGTATCAGACAAAGATTACTCGTAACATCAGGATTAGAGATCAATGCGCAAAGCGGAAAAAGATCAAAGCTTGTAACTTGTTCAAACTTAGACTTAATTAAACCCAGAATAAAACGAGTACTTCTACGCGATCGTGTTCAGGATGAAATTAAAGCTATTTTGTTTGAGCAGCCGAATATTCCAATGCTTAAAGGAAACTTGTATCTCGAAGTCTTAAAAGTAATTGAATGTCAAAGGCCAACGTTTTATCAGTATCTAGATAAAATGAAAGGTATCACGCAGTACCAAGAAAATAACAAATACTATGCTATGTACTCACACCACGAAACTGTTGAGAAAATAGCAGTTGATGTAGGAAAATATACATCAAACAATTTAATATTAAGTGCATTAGAAAGGCCTCTGGAAATGTTGACACTTGAAAAAGTTGACCTTGCCCTGTATGAATTAGGGTTGTTATTTGAGACATCACTTAAAGCATATTTAAAACAACAAAAAACTCTTGGAAAAATGACTGTTAACTCAAAAGATCTATCTAAACTGTTTTTAATGATTAACTGTGTCGTCCGTGAAGGTGTCGTAACAAAAGGACATCATTTAAACACGCTAAGAGAAGAAAGGAATGATAGAGCACATGGTGAAGTACCTAGCAAAGAAGAAAGGCACATTCTCTTTAATAAAGCACACTATATAGCCGATCTTTTTGTTAAATACATATGCATGTTTAAGCAAATGACAGCTTAA
- a CDS encoding VOC family protein, which translates to MHEHEKLNYVEFSASDIPATKAFFTACFGWSFEDFGSEYSAFSGAGLNGGFFKSAQSSLTSNGAALLVFYSNNIEATLLKVEQSGGEIIKPIFTFPGGRRFHFLEPSGNEFAVWSDISL; encoded by the coding sequence ATGCACGAACATGAAAAATTGAATTATGTCGAATTTTCCGCTAGTGATATTCCTGCTACAAAAGCATTTTTCACGGCTTGTTTCGGGTGGTCGTTTGAAGATTTTGGATCTGAATACAGCGCATTTTCTGGCGCAGGTCTTAATGGTGGCTTTTTCAAGTCAGCGCAATCTTCATTAACAAGCAATGGTGCGGCGTTATTAGTTTTTTATAGCAATAATATCGAGGCGACACTTTTAAAAGTCGAGCAGTCGGGTGGTGAGATTATTAAGCCTATATTTACCTTTCCTGGTGGCCGTCGTTTCCATTTTTTAGAGCCCAGCGGTAATGAATTTGCAGTATGGTCTGATATCAGTTTATAA
- a CDS encoding SMI1/KNR4 family protein: MEELAPRIPTDIEIAQAQEKLGFRFSTEYIAFIKSGYDLGYALLEALEIVGPPSYADIFEVLESAREFYDLPTELLPICEDNSDYYCLNSYG, from the coding sequence ATGGAAGAGTTAGCACCAAGAATACCAACTGATATTGAAATAGCCCAAGCTCAAGAAAAGCTCGGGTTCAGATTTTCAACGGAATATATAGCATTTATAAAATCGGGTTATGATTTAGGCTATGCACTATTGGAAGCACTTGAGATTGTCGGTCCTCCGAGCTACGCAGACATATTTGAAGTTTTGGAAAGTGCACGAGAGTTTTACGACTTACCAACGGAATTGCTGCCCATTTGTGAAGATAACTCAGACTACTATTGCTTAAACTCTTATGGTTAA
- a CDS encoding VOC family protein, producing MFSHIMIGSNDVARSKAFYDAIMKVLNYNEGVVDEKGRCMYFTPTGVLGLTKPIDGEEASHGNGMTIGFLADSPEIVNEWHRIGLANGGVSIEQPPGVRGTGERQLYLAYLRDPDGNKICTTHFLPSDVAL from the coding sequence ATGTTTAGCCATATAATGATCGGTTCGAATGATGTAGCTCGCTCAAAAGCATTTTATGATGCCATTATGAAAGTGCTTAATTACAACGAAGGCGTCGTTGATGAAAAAGGGCGTTGTATGTATTTCACCCCAACAGGTGTGCTGGGATTAACTAAGCCAATCGATGGTGAAGAGGCAAGCCATGGCAATGGGATGACAATTGGTTTCTTGGCCGATAGCCCTGAAATCGTCAATGAATGGCATCGAATCGGTTTAGCAAATGGTGGTGTTTCGATAGAGCAACCACCAGGCGTACGTGGAACTGGAGAACGCCAATTGTACCTTGCATATTTACGTGATCCTGATGGAAATAAAATATGCACGACACACTTCCTGCCAAGTGACGTTGCTCTCTAA
- a CDS encoding alpha/beta hydrolase: MAMQTVFLTVIYFVIIPVAIQLSIAALLIFFGKRKSRDLDNSSLNFNELYVVDYTCLPPRQSCKARDGKEIIYRHYPAGADTVLILLHGSGWHSQYLLPLAKSISDDGLAAVYTPDLRGHGLTPERRGDVDYIDQLEDDLADFLIHIQDRHPNSKLILGGHSSGGGLAIRFAGSRYAEKIDAYLLLSPFLKYNAPTMRTNSGGWAHVHTARIIGLSMFNMMGIHRFDHLTAIEFNMPASAQDGTETLLYSHRLNTAYVPRHYKKDLAAIKQPVLVAVGECDDAFIAEQFESVMSPYTSVKVELLPEVSHMGIVVGPEVRLVVKAWLQKFNSNTF, from the coding sequence ATGGCTATGCAGACAGTGTTTTTAACGGTTATTTACTTTGTGATCATTCCGGTGGCGATTCAATTGAGTATTGCCGCCTTATTGATTTTTTTTGGTAAACGAAAATCGCGTGATTTGGATAACAGCAGTCTGAATTTTAATGAACTTTATGTCGTTGATTACACATGTTTACCACCACGACAAAGCTGTAAAGCAAGGGATGGTAAAGAGATAATCTATCGACACTATCCAGCTGGTGCTGATACGGTGCTTATTTTACTGCATGGCTCAGGTTGGCATAGCCAGTATTTATTGCCTTTAGCTAAGTCCATCAGTGATGACGGGCTAGCCGCAGTCTATACGCCTGATTTACGCGGGCATGGCCTGACGCCTGAACGGCGAGGAGATGTCGACTATATCGATCAATTAGAAGATGATTTAGCTGATTTCCTTATCCATATTCAAGATCGTCATCCCAATAGTAAACTGATCCTTGGTGGCCATTCATCCGGCGGTGGATTGGCGATACGTTTTGCTGGCAGTCGTTATGCCGAGAAAATCGATGCATATTTATTGTTATCGCCTTTCCTAAAATATAATGCCCCAACGATGCGCACTAATTCGGGCGGTTGGGCTCATGTACATACTGCTCGTATTATCGGGTTAAGCATGTTCAATATGATGGGGATCCATCGGTTTGATCATCTGACTGCTATCGAATTCAATATGCCTGCATCAGCACAAGATGGTACAGAAACCTTATTGTATTCTCATCGGCTTAATACCGCCTACGTCCCGCGACATTATAAAAAAGACCTTGCTGCGATCAAACAACCGGTTCTTGTCGCTGTCGGTGAGTGTGATGATGCGTTTATTGCGGAGCAGTTTGAGTCTGTCATGTCACCATATACATCAGTTAAAGTTGAACTGTTACCTGAAGTTTCACATATGGGCATAGTAGTAGGTCCTGAAGTGCGGTTAGTGGTGAAAGCGTGGTTACAGAAATTCAATTCGAATACTTTTTAA
- a CDS encoding GNAT family N-acetyltransferase codes for MVEVFSGTLETETLVSITELLTTKVVESLPPYFRNINSLSDAQDWYKKMVSESRLFMVKHTGTNTTIGFVFVFVGNDADAHIGYLLGESYWCKGYATELLKGLIDFIKHENKIKRLIAGVATNNIVSSKLLHKLGFVKSASENDETDFYEYQLSQT; via the coding sequence GTGGTCGAAGTTTTCAGTGGTACACTGGAAACTGAAACTTTAGTTTCCATCACGGAATTGTTAACTACCAAAGTAGTAGAGAGCCTTCCTCCATATTTTCGAAATATTAATTCGCTCTCAGATGCTCAAGACTGGTATAAAAAAATGGTGTCGGAAAGCCGTTTGTTTATGGTGAAGCATACAGGCACAAATACGACAATTGGTTTTGTTTTCGTATTTGTCGGAAATGATGCGGATGCTCATATTGGTTATCTTCTTGGTGAGTCATACTGGTGCAAAGGCTACGCTACTGAGTTACTGAAGGGGTTAATTGATTTTATTAAGCATGAGAACAAAATAAAGCGATTAATTGCAGGTGTAGCCACTAACAACATCGTTTCATCCAAATTGCTCCATAAACTTGGTTTTGTTAAGAGTGCTAGTGAAAACGATGAAACAGATTTTTATGAGTATCAGTTGTCACAAACATAA